A single Vallitalea longa DNA region contains:
- a CDS encoding 5-(carboxyamino)imidazole ribonucleotide synthase, translating into MDNLSKKIGIIGGGQLGKMMILEAKRLGFYVITLDPSESCPSHSISDKQILASFDDKKAIRTMAEKVDVMTYEFEHINVDILKELENEGYTIYPTAKSLEIIQNKYNQKVTLLNNNIAVPEFQSVKSIEDIQKAGHQFSYPMMLKTCTGGYDGKGNYVIENEESIKESYKQLGNGTLPLMVEKFVDLKKEISVLACRGIDGEISVYPVGENIHKDSILDETRVPASISMECTEKAMDMAHQVMEIFSGVGMFCVEMFVTQDDDILINEVAPRPHNSGHYTIEGCFTSQFEQHIRAITGLPLGDVSLRCPTVMRNIIGENGESGKANYEGIDKVYKDGNVKVHIYGKEEVRPKRKMGHITVIGRTLDEVVKKAETAKNEIKVVGEK; encoded by the coding sequence ATGGATAATCTTTCTAAAAAGATTGGTATTATCGGCGGAGGGCAATTGGGAAAGATGATGATTTTAGAAGCTAAACGGTTAGGGTTTTATGTAATAACACTTGACCCTTCAGAGTCTTGCCCATCACATAGTATATCGGATAAACAGATATTGGCTTCTTTTGATGATAAGAAGGCAATACGAACAATGGCAGAAAAAGTTGATGTAATGACATACGAATTCGAACATATCAATGTTGATATTCTAAAAGAATTAGAAAATGAAGGGTATACCATATACCCTACTGCAAAAAGCTTAGAAATAATTCAGAACAAGTACAATCAAAAGGTAACACTTCTTAACAATAATATAGCAGTTCCAGAGTTTCAATCAGTAAAATCCATAGAAGACATACAAAAAGCAGGTCATCAATTCTCGTATCCAATGATGTTAAAAACATGTACAGGCGGTTATGATGGTAAAGGCAATTATGTAATAGAAAATGAAGAATCAATAAAAGAATCTTATAAGCAGTTAGGAAACGGAACATTACCTTTGATGGTAGAAAAATTTGTTGATCTGAAAAAAGAAATATCCGTACTTGCATGTAGAGGAATAGATGGAGAAATATCAGTCTATCCAGTAGGGGAAAACATCCATAAAGATAGTATATTAGATGAAACAAGAGTTCCAGCTTCTATATCTATGGAGTGTACTGAAAAAGCAATGGATATGGCTCACCAAGTAATGGAAATTTTCTCTGGCGTAGGTATGTTTTGCGTTGAAATGTTTGTAACACAAGATGATGACATATTAATAAATGAAGTAGCACCTAGACCACATAATTCAGGACATTATACTATAGAAGGATGTTTCACCTCACAATTCGAACAGCATATCAGGGCTATAACCGGTTTACCACTTGGAGATGTGAGCCTTAGATGTCCTACGGTAATGAGAAATATCATAGGAGAAAATGGAGAATCTGGAAAAGCTAATTATGAAGGAATAGATAAAGTCTATAAGGATGGAAATGTTAAAGTTCATATATATGGAAAAGAAGAAGTAAGACCAAAAAGGAAAATGGGACATATTACAGTTATTGGAAGAACACTTGATGAAGTAGTAAAAAAAGCAGAAACAGCTAAAAACGAGATAAAAGTAGTTGGTGAAAAATAA
- the purE gene encoding 5-(carboxyamino)imidazole ribonucleotide mutase: MNPMVGIIMGSDSDLPVMKEAAMILDEFEISYELTVVSAHRTPERLYDYAKTAKVKGLKIIIAGAGGAAHLPGMVASLTTLPVIGVPVKTRTLNGIDSLYSIVQMPPGIPVATVAINGAKNAGILAASIIGSFDEIVNKKVETYKKNLKEIVEHKAEKLEDIGYNKYLQGMN; encoded by the coding sequence ATGAATCCTATGGTTGGAATAATAATGGGAAGTGATTCTGATTTACCTGTTATGAAAGAGGCAGCTATGATACTAGACGAATTTGAAATATCTTATGAACTTACTGTAGTATCTGCTCATAGAACACCAGAAAGACTATATGATTATGCAAAAACAGCTAAAGTAAAAGGACTGAAAATAATAATTGCAGGAGCAGGAGGAGCAGCTCATCTGCCAGGTATGGTAGCATCACTTACTACACTTCCTGTTATTGGAGTTCCTGTTAAAACTAGAACATTGAACGGTATAGATTCATTATATTCAATTGTTCAGATGCCTCCAGGAATACCCGTGGCTACAGTTGCAATAAATGGAGCTAAAAATGCAGGAATATTAGCAGCATCCATTATAGGTAGTTTTGATGAAATAGTGAATAAGAAAGTAGAGACATACAAAAAAAATCTAAAAGAAATTGTGGAACATAAAGCTGAGAAATTAGAAGATATTGGATATAATAAGTATTTGCAAGGTATGAATTAA
- the purC gene encoding phosphoribosylaminoimidazolesuccinocarboxamide synthase has translation MKKTELLYEGKAKKVFKTDDENLLIVSYKDDATAFNGVKKGQIQEKGSINNRVSNYLMGLLEKEDIPTHIVEEVNDRETIVKKVEIVPLEVIVRNIAAGSLSKRLGLEEGTKLDKTVLEYCYKNDDLGDPMVNDYHIYSLSLATKEELELISSMSFKINNILSKYFASINIELIDFKIEFGRTSDGDIILADEISPDTCRFWDKTTGEKLDKDRFRRDLGNVEGAYQEILKRTLGNN, from the coding sequence ATGAAAAAAACAGAATTATTATACGAAGGCAAAGCAAAGAAAGTATTTAAAACTGATGATGAAAATTTATTGATAGTATCATATAAAGATGATGCAACAGCATTTAATGGTGTTAAAAAAGGTCAAATACAAGAAAAAGGTAGTATCAACAATAGAGTATCTAATTATTTAATGGGATTATTAGAAAAAGAAGATATACCTACTCACATAGTTGAAGAAGTAAACGATCGTGAAACAATAGTCAAAAAAGTTGAAATCGTACCTTTGGAAGTAATAGTCAGAAATATCGCAGCTGGAAGCTTAAGTAAAAGATTAGGTCTAGAAGAAGGAACAAAACTTGATAAAACAGTTCTTGAATATTGTTATAAAAATGATGATCTAGGTGATCCTATGGTAAATGATTATCATATATACTCCCTTTCATTAGCGACAAAAGAGGAACTTGAACTAATATCATCTATGTCATTTAAAATCAATAATATACTTTCAAAATATTTTGCATCCATAAATATAGAATTAATTGATTTCAAAATAGAATTCGGTAGAACTTCTGATGGGGATATCATATTAGCTGATGAAATATCACCTGATACTTGCCGTTTCTGGGATAAGACTACAGGAGAAAAACTAGATAAAGACCGTTTCAGAAGAGATCTTGGAAATGTAGAAGGTGCTTATCAAGAAATATTAAAAAGAACATTAGGAAATAACTAA
- the purF gene encoding amidophosphoribosyltransferase, whose translation MFDDKLKEECGVFGVYNNNEFDTSRLTYYGLFALQHRGQESAGIAVNNKGTILYRKEMGMVSEIFDDVVLDYLKGHSAIGHVRYSTTGESYAENAQPLVIKYTKGHMAIAHNGNITNASEIKKELEEQGTIFQTTSDTEIIAALLSRIRIKYNAIEDALNEVMRKIKGAYSLLIMTPNKLIAVRDPLGMRPLVIGKKEDSYVFSSESCAFDSLGIKFVRDVEPGEIIVVNKDNIRSIQTEVPKKSAACIFEYIYFARPDSIMDGIEVFSARYKAGIVLAKEHPVDADVVVGVPDSGLAAAHGFSDASGIKYVGGFMKNRYVGRTFIQPSQEMRELGVHMKLNPIRSQIEGKRVVMIDDSLVRGTTSKKIVNLLKEAGAKEVHVRISSPPVKYSCYFGIDTPERKNLIAGNMSIEEIRDIIGADSLGYISNEGLLSTCKNGKRDYCMACFNGKYPMDVDDKEDN comes from the coding sequence ATGTTTGATGATAAATTAAAAGAAGAATGCGGCGTGTTCGGAGTATATAATAATAATGAATTTGATACATCTAGACTTACTTATTATGGACTTTTTGCACTTCAACATAGAGGCCAAGAAAGTGCTGGTATAGCAGTTAATAATAAAGGAACTATTCTTTACAGAAAAGAAATGGGTATGGTATCAGAAATATTTGATGATGTAGTTCTTGATTATTTAAAAGGTCATTCAGCTATTGGACATGTAAGATATTCTACAACAGGTGAAAGTTATGCGGAAAATGCACAACCATTAGTAATTAAATATACAAAAGGACATATGGCTATCGCACATAATGGTAATATAACCAATGCGAGTGAGATAAAAAAAGAATTAGAGGAACAAGGTACTATCTTTCAAACAACATCAGATACAGAAATCATAGCCGCATTATTATCAAGAATCAGAATTAAATATAATGCAATAGAAGATGCTTTGAATGAAGTCATGAGAAAAATCAAAGGAGCTTATTCACTTCTTATCATGACTCCTAACAAACTTATTGCAGTAAGAGACCCATTAGGAATGAGACCTCTTGTCATTGGGAAAAAAGAGGATTCCTACGTATTTTCTTCAGAATCATGTGCATTTGATTCTCTAGGGATAAAATTCGTTAGAGATGTAGAGCCAGGAGAGATTATCGTTGTTAACAAAGATAACATAAGGTCCATTCAAACAGAGGTACCTAAAAAATCTGCTGCATGTATATTTGAATACATTTATTTTGCTAGACCTGACAGTATAATGGATGGTATAGAAGTTTTCAGTGCCAGATATAAAGCAGGAATCGTATTGGCTAAAGAACATCCTGTAGATGCTGATGTAGTAGTGGGAGTACCAGACTCAGGGCTTGCAGCTGCTCATGGTTTTTCAGATGCATCAGGAATTAAGTATGTGGGTGGATTCATGAAAAACAGATATGTGGGAAGAACATTTATCCAACCAAGTCAGGAAATGAGAGAATTAGGAGTACACATGAAATTGAATCCCATAAGGAGTCAGATTGAAGGTAAAAGAGTAGTAATGATTGATGACTCTCTTGTAAGAGGGACAACAAGTAAAAAGATTGTAAACTTATTAAAAGAAGCTGGAGCAAAAGAAGTTCATGTCAGAATAAGTTCACCACCAGTTAAGTATTCATGCTATTTCGGAATAGATACTCCAGAGAGGAAGAATCTCATAGCTGGAAATATGTCTATAGAAGAAATTAGAGATATAATTGGTGCTGATAGTTTAGGATATATAAGTAACGAAGGTCTTCTAAGCACATGTAAAAATGGCAAAAGAGACTATTGTATGGCTTGCTTTAATGGTAAATATCCAATGGATGTTGATGATAAGGAGGATAACTAA
- the purM gene encoding phosphoribosylformylglycinamidine cyclo-ligase, with amino-acid sequence MIDYKASGVDVEAGYKAVELMKKHVKTTFNEGVVTDLGGFGGLYSLAKHKMEEPVLVSGTDGVGTKLKIAFLQDKHSTVGIDLVAMCVNDIICSGAEPLFFLDYIACGKNVPEKIADMVSGVAEGCRQSGAALIGGETAEMPGFYPTDEYDMAGFAVGIVDKSKIIDGSTIKEGDVLLGLPSSGIHSNGYSLVRKLFNPTKEKLNEYIDELGCTLGEELLKPTKIYVKAINELKDKVAMKSISHITGGGFIENIPRALKDGYSARINKDSWPIHNIFKLMKNIGKMDERSIYNTFNMGIGMVIVIDKEEAEKAIDVLDNIGEKGYIIGSVEKSNEGVILC; translated from the coding sequence ATGATAGATTACAAGGCTTCTGGTGTAGACGTTGAAGCAGGATATAAGGCAGTAGAGTTAATGAAAAAACATGTTAAAACAACTTTCAACGAAGGAGTTGTAACTGATCTTGGAGGATTCGGAGGACTATATTCTTTAGCTAAACATAAGATGGAAGAACCAGTTCTAGTGTCAGGTACAGATGGTGTGGGGACTAAGTTGAAAATAGCTTTTCTTCAGGATAAACATAGTACAGTTGGAATAGATTTAGTTGCCATGTGTGTCAATGATATCATTTGTTCTGGTGCAGAACCTCTATTCTTCTTAGATTATATAGCATGTGGCAAAAATGTACCTGAAAAAATAGCGGATATGGTAAGTGGAGTCGCAGAAGGATGTAGACAATCTGGAGCTGCTCTTATTGGTGGTGAGACTGCTGAAATGCCAGGATTCTACCCAACAGATGAATATGACATGGCAGGTTTTGCAGTTGGTATAGTTGATAAAAGTAAAATTATAGATGGTTCTACCATAAAAGAGGGGGATGTATTACTAGGGTTACCATCTTCAGGTATACATAGTAATGGATATTCTCTTGTCAGAAAACTCTTTAATCCTACTAAGGAAAAATTGAATGAATATATTGATGAATTAGGTTGTACTTTGGGAGAAGAGTTACTGAAGCCTACTAAGATATATGTAAAAGCAATAAATGAGTTAAAAGATAAAGTAGCGATGAAATCAATTAGTCATATTACAGGTGGAGGTTTCATAGAAAATATTCCAAGAGCATTGAAAGATGGATATAGTGCGAGAATCAATAAAGATTCATGGCCAATTCATAATATATTCAAGTTAATGAAGAATATTGGAAAAATGGATGAAAGAAGTATTTATAATACTTTCAACATGGGAATAGGTATGGTTATAGTTATAGATAAAGAAGAAGCAGAAAAAGCTATAGATGTTTTGGATAATATAGGTGAAAAGGGTTATATAATAGGTTCGGTTGAGAAAAGCAATGAAGGGGTAATATTATGCTAA
- the purN gene encoding phosphoribosylglycinamide formyltransferase, which produces MLKIGVLVSGGGTNLQAIIDRINDGTITDTEIVSVVSNKENAYALERIKKYNIKGKCIKPRDYTTRQEFNFALRDHFISLGVDLILLAGYLVVLSEDFVRAFPNRIMNIHPSLIPAFCGNGYYGLKVHQGVIDRGIKVTGATVHFVDEGTDTGPIILQKAVEVEDNDTPEILQRRVMEEAEWTIYPEAVRLYAEDRIKIQGNRVIIT; this is translated from the coding sequence ATGCTAAAAATTGGAGTCCTTGTTTCTGGAGGAGGTACTAATTTACAGGCTATAATAGACAGGATTAATGATGGTACCATAACTGATACTGAGATTGTATCTGTTGTTAGTAATAAAGAAAATGCATATGCGCTAGAGAGAATAAAAAAATATAATATAAAGGGTAAATGCATAAAGCCTAGAGATTATACTACAAGACAAGAATTTAATTTTGCTCTTAGAGATCATTTCATATCATTAGGAGTTGATTTGATATTACTTGCAGGGTATTTGGTAGTATTATCAGAAGACTTTGTCAGAGCTTTTCCTAATAGAATAATGAATATTCACCCATCTTTGATTCCAGCTTTTTGCGGTAACGGATACTATGGACTGAAAGTGCATCAGGGGGTAATTGATCGTGGAATAAAAGTTACAGGTGCTACAGTCCATTTTGTAGATGAAGGTACAGACACAGGTCCTATCATATTACAGAAAGCTGTTGAAGTTGAAGATAATGATACACCAGAAATTCTGCAACGCAGAGTAATGGAAGAAGCTGAATGGACAATTTATCCAGAAGCAGTAAGATTATATGCAGAAGATAGAATCAAAATACAAGGTAACAGAGTAATAATTACATAA
- the purD gene encoding phosphoribosylamine--glycine ligase: MNILVVGSGGREHAIIWKLSKSKRVDKIYCAPGNAGISELAECVNVGATDIEGLLNFALCNSIDLTVVGMDDPLMLGIVDAFQNKGLKIFGPRQNAAMIEGSKIFSKHLMKKYNIPTAEYIVMDDVDSANDYIKECQYPIVIKADGLALGKGVLICSNYNEAQDAVNTIMIDKKFGKAGNKIVIEEFLTGPEVSVLSFCDGEHIIPMVSAQDHKRAFDNDEGLNTGGMGTFSPSKYYTEEIHNKCVETIYEPSLKAMKAEGRTFTGIMFFGLMLTENGPKLLEYNARFGDPEAQVVLPRLQTDLVDIFEYAIDGRLNEINVQWDDNAAVCVILASGGYPVKYEKGYEIKGLDLQKNKDDLVVFHAGTKKVDNKIITNGGRVLGLTAIGKDIDEARDKAYQAVDEVDFTNKHYRRDIGIK; encoded by the coding sequence ATGAATATACTTGTTGTTGGTAGTGGTGGAAGAGAACATGCTATAATCTGGAAATTATCCAAAAGCAAAAGAGTAGATAAAATATACTGTGCACCTGGAAATGCAGGAATCTCCGAATTAGCTGAATGTGTAAATGTTGGAGCAACAGATATAGAGGGCTTATTGAATTTTGCTCTATGTAATTCTATTGATTTGACAGTTGTAGGTATGGATGATCCTTTAATGCTTGGAATAGTAGACGCTTTTCAAAATAAAGGTTTAAAGATATTCGGACCTAGACAAAATGCTGCTATGATAGAAGGAAGTAAAATATTTTCCAAACATCTAATGAAAAAATATAATATTCCCACAGCTGAATATATTGTCATGGATGATGTTGATTCTGCAAATGACTATATTAAAGAGTGTCAATATCCTATCGTCATTAAAGCAGATGGACTTGCTCTTGGCAAAGGTGTATTGATATGCTCCAACTACAATGAAGCACAAGATGCAGTTAATACTATAATGATAGACAAGAAATTTGGTAAAGCAGGAAATAAAATTGTAATTGAAGAATTTTTGACAGGTCCAGAGGTGTCAGTTCTATCATTCTGTGATGGTGAACATATAATTCCTATGGTTAGTGCACAAGACCATAAAAGAGCATTTGATAATGATGAAGGTCTCAACACTGGTGGAATGGGAACATTTTCACCTAGTAAATATTATACAGAAGAAATACATAACAAATGTGTTGAAACTATTTATGAACCTTCATTGAAAGCTATGAAAGCTGAAGGAAGAACTTTTACAGGAATTATGTTTTTTGGACTCATGTTAACTGAAAATGGTCCAAAATTATTAGAATACAATGCCAGATTTGGTGACCCTGAAGCACAAGTAGTATTACCAAGACTACAAACAGACCTTGTAGATATATTTGAATATGCTATTGATGGAAGATTGAATGAAATAAATGTACAATGGGACGATAACGCTGCTGTTTGCGTAATATTAGCTTCAGGAGGATATCCTGTTAAATATGAAAAAGGTTATGAGATAAAAGGACTTGACTTACAAAAGAACAAAGATGACCTTGTTGTTTTTCATGCAGGAACTAAGAAAGTAGATAATAAGATAATTACCAATGGTGGTAGAGTACTTGGACTAACAGCTATAGGTAAAGACATAGATGAAGCTAGAGATAAAGCATATCAAGCTGTAGACGAGGTTGATTTCACTAATAAACATTATAGAAGAGATATTGGAATAAAGTAA
- the asnB gene encoding asparagine synthase (glutamine-hydrolyzing), translating to MCGIAGIVSLGNDIPNDFIKKMVGCLVHRGPDAEGYYCNKDVQLGSRRLKIIDCEKGGQPLINEDGTVIAMFNGEIYNYRKLTNQLINKGHIFKSHSDSEVLVHLYEEYGIELLDKIDGQFAFAIYDKNNEKVFIARDRIGICPLFYSVVDGIVYFASEIKAIASTDVVDLRPSITGLYEQFVYWSPMQSRTIYENINQIPLSGYAVIDKKNSINIKIYHHFSDYREDIGFNNITELKDKIRSTLIKSIMERLNCDSNIKWGLYLSGGLDSTILIKLLKELGYDDFPTFSLGFKDYKLDESAYQLLGLKGNKGQHIKITVSDEDIISHLPDVIKHCEVPLYKLGAVPMYMLSNAVNEYGAKFVLSGEGADELFYGYDVYKETLFRKYCSLNPNSNVRFNGVKNFIQFNNNSHVLKGYKEYYSRFYSGSEDFLYSMKSRIFGSSSIINYFNRENKASIDIKKIDNEIQEQFFDEECNLSLLKKCQAVQMKILLSGYLLSTQGDRVLMANSIEGRYPFLDRDLIKLAYAIPDNYKLSGYDEKHILKETFADIIPKAILKRTKYQYSTPGSRLFINNMEQFESYLSKDVFYKYSIFDYHKTMSLIEKLKNNKQYPQKNIIDDMILIYIITTHMLLEMVH from the coding sequence ATGTGTGGCATTGCGGGGATAGTTTCGCTAGGTAATGATATACCTAATGATTTTATTAAAAAGATGGTTGGCTGTCTAGTTCATAGAGGACCAGATGCTGAAGGTTATTATTGTAATAAAGATGTACAGTTAGGTTCAAGAAGATTAAAAATCATTGATTGTGAAAAAGGAGGACAACCTTTAATTAATGAGGATGGTACTGTGATTGCTATGTTTAATGGTGAAATCTATAATTATCGGAAATTAACCAATCAATTAATTAATAAGGGTCATATATTTAAGTCGCATTCTGATTCTGAAGTATTAGTACATTTATATGAGGAATATGGAATTGAACTACTAGATAAGATTGATGGACAGTTTGCATTTGCTATTTATGACAAGAATAATGAAAAAGTATTTATAGCAAGAGATAGAATTGGCATATGTCCATTATTTTATTCAGTAGTAGATGGCATTGTTTATTTTGCTTCCGAGATTAAGGCAATAGCCAGTACAGATGTAGTGGATTTACGTCCAAGTATTACTGGATTGTATGAACAGTTTGTGTATTGGTCGCCTATGCAAAGTAGAACTATATATGAAAACATTAATCAGATTCCGTTATCAGGTTATGCTGTTATTGATAAAAAGAATAGCATCAACATTAAGATATATCATCACTTTTCTGATTATCGGGAAGATATCGGATTCAATAATATTACTGAATTAAAAGATAAAATACGCTCAACGCTCATTAAATCCATCATGGAGAGATTAAATTGCGATTCCAATATAAAATGGGGATTATATTTAAGTGGCGGTTTAGATTCAACGATATTAATAAAACTATTGAAAGAGTTAGGTTATGATGATTTCCCAACTTTTTCTTTGGGATTCAAGGATTATAAATTAGATGAATCCGCATATCAGTTGTTGGGATTAAAGGGAAACAAAGGGCAGCATATTAAGATAACAGTAAGTGATGAGGATATTATTTCACATCTTCCTGATGTGATAAAGCATTGTGAAGTACCTTTATATAAATTGGGTGCAGTTCCTATGTATATGCTTTCAAATGCAGTAAATGAATATGGTGCTAAATTTGTTCTAAGTGGTGAAGGCGCAGATGAGCTTTTTTATGGATATGATGTATATAAGGAAACGTTATTTCGAAAGTATTGTTCACTCAATCCTAATTCTAATGTTAGATTTAACGGAGTTAAGAACTTCATTCAATTCAACAATAATAGTCATGTATTAAAAGGGTATAAAGAATATTATTCAAGATTTTATAGTGGAAGTGAAGACTTTCTATATTCTATGAAATCACGCATCTTCGGAAGTTCTTCCATAATAAATTATTTTAATCGGGAAAATAAAGCTAGTATTGATATCAAAAAGATTGACAATGAAATACAGGAACAATTTTTTGATGAGGAGTGTAATTTGTCTTTACTTAAGAAGTGCCAAGCTGTTCAAATGAAAATATTATTATCAGGTTATCTTTTATCAACTCAAGGTGATAGAGTACTGATGGCGAATTCCATTGAGGGGAGATATCCATTTTTGGATCGTGATCTAATAAAACTAGCATATGCTATTCCAGATAACTATAAATTATCAGGCTATGATGAAAAACATATTTTAAAAGAAACTTTCGCTGATATAATTCCAAAAGCAATTCTCAAAAGAACTAAATATCAATATTCTACACCAGGTTCAAGACTTTTTATTAATAACATGGAACAATTTGAATCTTATTTGTCAAAAGATGTATTTTATAAATATAGTATTTTTGATTACCATAAAACCATGTCATTAATTGAGAAACTGAAAAATAATAAACAATATCCTCAGAAAAATATTATTGATGATATGATACTTATTTATATCATCACGACTCATATGTTGTTGGAGATGGTACATTAA
- a CDS encoding SagB family peptide dehydrogenase, whose product MDNKGKKYLSNHAHYRETINMSSQYALISPYVDTTVVRTPEVTLKGIYHSRSNRFAGEEYLLNFRTFSARLDFRIGISRFQARDAMLSFAMRDKKENASELIKLPIAKKIRASFSSVLQARRSVRVFNGSIPLNDFATILYYSQGITGYITLRDKEEDAERIMLHATPSGGGFYPVRLYIVVWNVDKLPKGIYEYCPHHHSLRLVEKGYSEDDLKALAGFGNIKVETCAFCMAYVYELYVNSHKYGDAGAAYGFIEAGEIAENAQLTTTALGYGSCDIGGYNKQFIEKRFGLDGISKQVIHFTIFGNGGVI is encoded by the coding sequence TTGGATAATAAAGGGAAAAAATATTTGTCTAACCACGCTCATTATCGTGAAACCATAAATATGAGTTCGCAATATGCATTAATCTCACCATATGTTGATACTACAGTAGTTCGTACACCAGAGGTTACATTAAAAGGAATCTATCATTCTAGATCCAATCGTTTTGCAGGTGAAGAGTATTTGCTTAATTTTCGTACATTCAGTGCAAGGCTGGATTTCAGAATTGGAATCAGTCGTTTTCAAGCTAGGGATGCTATGCTCTCTTTTGCAATGCGTGACAAGAAAGAGAATGCTTCAGAATTAATTAAACTTCCAATAGCGAAAAAAATAAGAGCTTCTTTTAGTAGTGTTTTACAAGCTAGAAGAAGTGTAAGAGTTTTTAATGGTTCTATTCCACTTAATGATTTTGCAACTATTTTATATTATTCTCAAGGTATAACAGGATATATTACATTACGTGATAAAGAGGAGGATGCTGAACGTATAATGCTCCATGCAACACCTTCTGGAGGAGGTTTCTATCCAGTAAGATTGTATATAGTTGTTTGGAATGTTGATAAGTTGCCTAAAGGTATTTATGAATATTGTCCTCATCATCATTCACTTAGATTGGTAGAAAAAGGATATAGTGAAGATGATTTGAAAGCACTTGCTGGCTTTGGAAATATAAAAGTAGAAACATGTGCATTCTGTATGGCATATGTATATGAGCTATATGTCAATTCACATAAATATGGTGATGCTGGTGCAGCATATGGATTTATAGAAGCTGGTGAAATTGCAGAAAATGCTCAGTTAACTACAACAGCCCTTGGATATGGTTCATGTGATATCGGAGGATACAATAAACAATTTATCGAAAAGCGTTTTGGACTTGATGGAATTAGTAAACAGGTTATACATTTTACGATATTTGGAAACGGAGGAGTTATCTAA
- a CDS encoding streptolysin associated protein SagC — translation MNDNTNNMVFRDNVRVYDNGKDEIRLRMGVFNYEEAELDMSDLSEQLTSFTRDMVKLLQSEEGYNEEIINDYILEPYEKEIIESLLNELRATNYITTCECKSIDEEITLALLGYLEHDNLESEEDAAKKKVLFFADDEYSIGTAKKLADEMRFKIDIMEMETFAELKSADLTTNMDGLSTVQQMSHFEKIFKEYDAMVGCLKNLSVIFMRNLNRISIKLEIPVVFSFIDGPVICALATNPYTTGCLECFELRALSRLEDHVQYHNFINIERDSNKYTSGSKGLIPLLNMLVNLAISESFMIRKIGASKFTGRLLTIYLPTLEIQAQDILRVPFCPACGAVAKVKLEEKNISSRALVDEIVANTLKIK, via the coding sequence ATGAATGATAATACTAATAACATGGTCTTTCGTGATAATGTAAGAGTCTATGATAACGGTAAGGATGAAATTCGTTTGCGTATGGGTGTTTTTAATTATGAAGAAGCTGAATTGGATATGTCAGACTTATCTGAACAACTGACTTCCTTCACTAGGGATATGGTTAAACTTTTGCAGAGTGAAGAAGGATATAACGAAGAAATAATCAATGATTATATTCTTGAACCTTACGAGAAAGAAATTATTGAGTCTCTATTAAATGAACTAAGAGCAACAAATTATATAACAACATGTGAATGTAAGAGCATTGATGAAGAGATTACACTAGCATTATTAGGATATTTGGAACATGATAATCTTGAATCAGAAGAAGATGCTGCCAAAAAGAAAGTTCTATTTTTTGCAGATGATGAGTATTCAATAGGAACAGCTAAGAAATTGGCTGATGAAATGAGATTTAAGATAGATATTATGGAAATGGAAACATTCGCAGAACTAAAAAGTGCAGATTTGACTACTAATATGGATGGTTTATCAACTGTACAGCAAATGAGTCATTTTGAAAAGATATTCAAAGAATATGATGCTATGGTTGGTTGTCTGAAAAACCTTTCTGTAATATTTATGAGAAACCTTAACAGAATTTCTATCAAATTAGAGATCCCTGTAGTATTCTCATTTATTGATGGGCCTGTAATATGTGCATTGGCTACTAATCCTTATACTACAGGCTGCCTAGAATGTTTTGAATTAAGAGCTCTGTCAAGGTTAGAAGACCATGTTCAATATCATAATTTTATAAATATCGAAAGAGATAGTAATAAATATACTTCAGGTAGTAAGGGATTGATTCCATTACTGAATATGTTAGTTAATCTGGCTATATCAGAGTCTTTTATGATTAGAAAGATTGGAGCATCTAAATTTACAGGGCGTTTATTGACAATATATCTGCCAACACTTGAGATACAAGCACAAGATATTTTACGTGTACCATTCTGTCCTGCATGTGGTGCTGTGGCAAAAGTTAAATTGGAAGAGAAAAATATTTCATCACGTGCTTTAGTGGATGAGATAGTTGCAAATACATTAAAAATAAAATAA